The following DNA comes from candidate division KSB1 bacterium.
ATTGTCCCCCAATCTTGATTTTCTTTATATCCGTGAGCGAGATCTTCAGGCCCCCAGCGCGGCACGCGATAGCCAGTCATCAGAATCTTCGCAGGTCGCAACAATTCCTCATTCAAAAAAATTTCATAAGATTTCTGTGACACGATCTCAATAATCGCACCCAATAAGCTGTAGCCGACATTGGAATATTCGTATTGCTTTCCTGGTTTGTGGCGCAATTTGCTTGAGAGCGCCCGGCGGATAAATTCATCGCGAGAGATGGGTTCGAAATCATCACCAATCACCTCGGCTAAACCTGAGGTATGCGTTAACAACTGATGGATCGTTATTTTCCGTTTATCCCGAGGCACCTTTTTGAAATATTTGCCGATCCGATCCTGAACATTAAGTTTGCCCATCATCTGCAATTTCAAGATGGCCGCCGCTGTAAATTGTTTGGTGATCGAACCAATCAGATAAGCAGTTTGGTTCGTATTCGGAACGACCTGTTCACGAATCGCCATCCCGTATCCCCTGGAGAGCAGGATTTTTCCCGATCGGGCCACTAACACCGCTCCAGAGAAGCCTTTTTGATGAGCCGATTTCATGTAATCTTTAATTTGTTGAATTAGCACTGATTCGGTCTGGTCTTGTGAGAACACGGTGCTAATCATTATCAGGGAAAATAACATTATTCTGATTAGACGCCGAGACATAATACCTCCAATAAAATTTGCTGATATAGAGTTCCGCTTTTGGACTGCCTGTCCCAAATGGTGATCTTTTGTCAAGAGACAAACCAGCATTTTCAGATCTTGACTGAAAAGAATCTCTCAACTATTTCAAAAAATCGGTGATGCTAATCTCATTGTTCTGCAAGTCTTGGCGAATTTGATCGAGTGTCTCCAATCGACCGATATCCCGCCAATAGAATTGATCCGCAGGGAAGGCGATTACTGGCTCTCCCTGACCGATTAATTCCAGATAGATATCCACTATGGAACAGCGCCCGGTGGCTGATGTCCGATTGAGGAGTTCAGGCGAAATGATATGGATTCCACAAAAGGCCATGAGACGCGAGCTCCCAGTTGGCTCACGTCTCAGCCGGATGCGCTGATTATCCTTATCGTAATGCCCGCAAATAAAATTGCGATCATCAACGATGAAAGCGCGGCTGGAGTTGCGTTGCTGAACTGCCAAAGTCGCTAGGGCTCTGTTTCTCTGATGATATTGGTACATCACACCGAGATCAATGGTGGAAAGAATATCGACATTATGCAGAATGAAAGGATCGGTTCCTGCCAAGAAATGTTTAACATTCATGAGTCCACCGCCCGTGCCCAAAATTTCGGGCTCATATGATATTTCGAAATGGATATCGAAATATCGGTGACGGTGAAGGAATTCCTCTATCTGCTCGGAAAAGTGATGAGTATTGATGATGATTGCATCAACGCCATGGGCAATGAGCTTGAGTATAATCAATTCCAAAAGCGGCCTGCCGTTGATCTCAATCAAGGCTTTCGGTCTTTCGTTGGTCAAAGGTCTGAGCCGCGTGCCATAGCCAGCGGCAAGGATCATTGCTTTCATACATCTCTGAGATCGAAGGACTTTTTTTCAGCCGAGTCCTCGGCTCAAGGTGTCCAAATTGATTTCTTTTTCTGCCTGTTACAAAAACATTCAACAGTTTCGGTGTAAATTTATCCGGCGACATCGAGCGCTTTTTAAGCTGTGCAATGAATTGATGCCGCCTCTTGATCTCGTCACAATGGTGGGATTTCGCAGGGCTGAAGGCTATTCAGCAGGCTGAGGTTCAAGAGACCTGTGGTTCACCATGACCTGAACCCCTTTGGCTTTTAAGTATTCAGCCAATTTTTCGGCACAATAAACAGATCGGTGCCGACCGCCTGTGCACCCAAACGAAACCATCAAATTGGAAAATTGCCGCGATTGATAATTAT
Coding sequences within:
- a CDS encoding beta-lactamase family protein; translation: MSRRLIRIMLFSLIMISTVFSQDQTESVLIQQIKDYMKSAHQKGFSGAVLVARSGKILLSRGYGMAIREQVVPNTNQTAYLIGSITKQFTAAAILKLQMMGKLNVQDRIGKYFKKVPRDKRKITIHQLLTHTSGLAEVIGDDFEPISRDEFIRRALSSKLRHKPGKQYEYSNVGYSLLGAIIEIVSQKSYEIFLNEELLRPAKILMTGYRVPRWGPEDLAHGYKENQDWGTILDKPSAEDGPYWNLRANGGLLSTVTDLYQWHKALKDDRILSEEAKKLYYAPHVKEGPEADTFYGYGWVVATTPRNTKVVAHNGGNGIFSADFRRYLDEDVVIIVCSNIAGQKAWQIAEQIDRILFAAPLDSLAKPAENSSRD
- a CDS encoding sugar phosphate nucleotidyltransferase; its protein translation is MKAMILAAGYGTRLRPLTNERPKALIEINGRPLLELIILKLIAHGVDAIIINTHHFSEQIEEFLHRHRYFDIHFEISYEPEILGTGGGLMNVKHFLAGTDPFILHNVDILSTIDLGVMYQYHQRNRALATLAVQQRNSSRAFIVDDRNFICGHYDKDNQRIRLRREPTGSSRLMAFCGIHIISPELLNRTSATGRCSIVDIYLELIGQGEPVIAFPADQFYWRDIGRLETLDQIRQDLQNNEISITDFLK